In Cryptomeria japonica chromosome 10, Sugi_1.0, whole genome shotgun sequence, a genomic segment contains:
- the LOC131073382 gene encoding uncharacterized protein LOC131073382: protein MFRVRIHPSGLDSTRAVASLRNSKQSGFCRFHLGSHSNFLSSTPLDGRKRCRRLLHTNGILHSAPTQLLIRAQSNEGALEIDIRDNESGGDFGVSGEFLSAVGLIIGTAVGPGILGLPAATINAGTLPSTVTILVSWVYAISSILLVAELSYGVMEDRGLEEVSFTGLAKHTLGDNMGILVAVVYAVLNYALLVACIAGLGSLVQTLMPSLSSLVACAVFPVIVGGLIGLASFKVIDGVNRALCALMVASIAALVAVGVFVQRHRIFDSLNHAVWAPDVLLPAVPVTVLTLGFHVITPYICKVVGREPRDARIAISCGGVVPLLMVLSWNAVILGLARSSTHSRTLDPIKLLLCLNSSAVPAVQAFIFTALGTTLIGYALSFPKQLYDTICLISMVVQKHSKAYLGNFPNKMEAEKIVRNGNGAENIAQRTGTANGSGREASSDDLVEGQEPGRMGGQQEIALKDSSSSGYGIKKPAYNELNCAQRDGNIQTLNMDTCGEDNNDISGNSSGKSPGNKLPLSGVESGSTGSKDDISSTETANLSSLSQSKSGEALMVCLVLGPPTLISAFFPKAFAAALDFAGVYANCFLFGVLPPLMTWIYRYNNVKREKDMGRRSEVLLPGGKGAIAMLFAMAIFLGFRLPS from the exons ATGTTCAGGGTAAGGATTCACCCATCTGGGTTGGATTCAACTCGGGCTGTAGCATCCTTGAGAAATTCAAAACAATCTGGTTTTTGTAGATTTCATTTGGGCTCTCATTCAAATTTTTTGTCATCAACTCCTCTGGATGGCAGGAAACGCTGTCGTCGATTGCTTCATACAAATGGTATATTGCACAGTGCACCAACCCAGCTCTTAATCAGAGCTCAATCAAATGAGGGGGCTTTGGAGATTGATATAAGGGATAATGAGTCTGGAGGAGATTTCGGGGTTTCAGGGGAATTCTTGAGTGCAGTAGGATTAATAATAGGCACTGCAGTTGGGCCAGGAATATTGGGTTTGCCTGCAGCAACAATAAATGCCGGTACTCTGCCATCAACTGTGACCATTTTGGTCTCATGGGTGTATGCCATTTCATCCATCTTGCTTGTTGCAGAGCTTTCTTATGGTGTCATGGAGGACAGAGGACTGGAAGAGGTGAGTTTTACTGGCCTAGCAAAGCATACTTTGGGAGACAATATGGGAATTCTTGTTGCAGTGGTTTATGCAGTTTTGAACTATGCCCTTTTGGTTGCTTGCATTGCTGGCCTGGGTTCTCTTGTTCAGACATTGATGCCCTCTCTGTCGTCTCTCGTGGCTTGTGCTGTGTTTCCTGTCATAGTTGGTGGGCTTATAGGATTAGCATCCTTTAAGGTAATTGATGGTGTGAATAGAGCTTTGTGTGCTCTTATGGTTGCATCTATTGCTGCACTTGTGGCAGTGGGGGTATTTGTACAGAGACACCGTATATTTGATTCTTTGAACCATGCAGTGTGGGCTCCAGATGTTCTTTTACCTGCTGTCCCTGTAACTGTGCTCACTCTGGGGTTTCATGTCATAACGCCCTATATATGCAAGGTTGTGGGGAGAGAACCTAGGGATGCCCGAATTGCTATTAGCTGTGGTGGGGTTGTGCCTCTTCTAATGGTCTTGTCATGGAATGCAGTTATTTTAGGCCTTGCTCGGTCAAGTACCCATTCTAGGACATTGGATCCAATAAAACTCTTGCTGTGTCTGAATTCCTCTGCTGTGCCTGCAGTGCAAGCATTTATCTTTACAGCCCTCGGAACAACACTGATTGGTTATGCCCTCAGTTTTCCTAAACAGTTGTATGATACTATTTGCTTGATTAGCATGGTTGTCCAAAAGCATTCTAAAGCATATTTGGGGAACTTTCCCAACAAAATGGAAGCTGAAAAAATAGTGAGAAATGGCAATGGAGCTGAAAATATTGCACAAAGAACTGGTACAGCCAATGGAAGTGGCAGAGAGGCTAGCTCGGATGACCTGGTAGAGGGTCAGGAACCTGGTAGAATGGGTGGACAACAAGAAATAGCTTTGAAAGATTCTTCTAGCAGTGGGTATGGAATAAAAAAACCTGCTTACAACGAGCTGAATTGTGCTCAGCGTGATGGAAATATACAAACATTGAACATGGATACCTGTGGAGAGGACAACAACGATATTTCTGGAAACTCCTCTGGTAAGAGCCCgggcaacaaattgcctctatcaGGCGTAGAAAGTGGCAGTACTGGAAGTAAAGATGACATTTCGTCTACTGAAACAGCAAACTTGTCTAGTCTAAGTCAGTCGAAATCAGGAGAAGCCTTGATGGTATGCCTTGTTCTAGGTCCTCCCACTCTTATTTCAGCCTTCTTCCCCAAAGCTTTTGCAGCAGCGCTTGATTTTGCTGGGGTCTATGCCAACTGTTTCTTGTTTGGCGTCTTACCTCCATTGATGACATGGATCTATCGCTACAACAACGTGAAAAG GGAAAAAGATATGGGCAGGAGAAGTGAAGTTTTACTTCCTGGAGGAAAAGGAGCAATAGCGATGCTGTTTGCTATGGCAATTTTCCTCGGATTCAGGTTGCCAAGTTAG